One Phaseolus vulgaris cultivar G19833 chromosome 2, P. vulgaris v2.0, whole genome shotgun sequence DNA window includes the following coding sequences:
- the LOC137810439 gene encoding leucine-rich repeat protein 2-like, producing MMNLAMDSHIGKMPGLVLLSVLVLLLQHPLLSLSNSEGDALFAFKQALSDPKKVLESWDNSLVDPCTWFHITCDSNNHVTRLDLFNSDLAGSLSPQLGQLPFLKYLELNQNKISGKIPQELGNLNSLVSMDLSHNQVEGNIPVSFGKLKSLKFLWLNNNQLTGSIPKEVTDLHLQVLNVSGNHINTNGNIPNEN from the exons ATGATGAATTTGGCTATGGACTCACACATCGGAAAAATGCCTGGTTTGGTTTTGCTATCTGTGTTAGTTCTCCTTCTCCAACATCCCCTCTTATCCCTCTCAAATTCTGAAG GGGACGCTCTCTTTGCTTTCAAACAAGCACTTTCTGATCCCAAGAAGGTATTGGAGAGTTGGGACAACAGTCTGGTTGATCCTTGTACTTGGTTTCATATTACCTGCGACTCCAACAATCACGTCACTCGCTT AGACTTGTTCAATTCTGACCTAGCTGGAAGTTTGAGTCCACAACTTGGCCAATTACCCTTCCTTAAATACCT GGAGCTGAATCAGAATAAAATATCTGGGAAGATTCCTCAGGAACTTGGCAACTTGAACAGCCTTGTCAGCATGGATTTGTCTCATAACCAAGTGGAAGGGAACATCCCAGTGTCATTTGGCAAATTGAAATCACTTAAATTTCT ATGGCTAAACAACAACCAGTTGACAGGTTCAATCCCAAAAGAGGTCACTGATCTTCATCTCCAAGTCCT TAATGTATCTGGTAATCACATCAATACAAATGGCAACATCCCCAATGAAAACTGA
- the LOC137810440 gene encoding upstream activation factor subunit spp27, translating into MAVAMSLSFGLFSSSILPPESHTLSLARPSRSASASGLRMVRTVTSCTVSHSEQGTRKIRGIMKPRRVTPEMAALVGAQEIARTQALKLIWAYIKDNNLQDPEDKRTINCDEKLKKIFDGRDRVGMLDVARLISPHFLKAEV; encoded by the exons ATGGCTGTAGCTATGTCTCTCTCTTTTGGGCTCTTCTCTTCCTCCATTCTCCCTCCAGAATCCCACACTCTGAGCTTGGCGAGGCCTTCGCGTTCTGCTTCTGCTTCTGGGCTGCGCATGGTGCGAACCGTTACCTCTTGCACCGTCTCTCACTCGGAGCAAGGAACCCGCAAAATCCGTGGCATCATGAAACCCCGCCGAGTGACCCCTGAGATGGCAGCCCTCGTCGGCGCTCAGGAGATTGCCAGAACCCAAGCCCTCAAACTCATTTGGGCTTATATCAAGGACAACAATCTCCAG GACCCTGAAGACAAGAGGACTATAAATTGTGATGAGAAGTTGAAGAAGATATTTGATGGGAGAGACCGAGTTGGTATGCTAGATGTTGCTCGTTTGATTAGCCCTCACTTCCTTAAAGCTGAAGTTTAG
- the LOC137810442 gene encoding classical arabinogalactan protein 9: MDHHFLFFLAFTCTVLAGVGAQAPSTSPTTSPAPPTPTTPQASPPPLQSSPPPAQSSPPPLQSSPPPAQSPPPLSSPPPASPPPASPPPASPPPASPPPASPPPASPPPASPPPASPPPFSPPPATPPPATPPPATPPPAVPPPALTPAPLSSPPATSPAPAPAKLLSPSLTPSLSPGPSLSTISPSGDDSGAEKLWSSGSIVLGCALVFMMF; this comes from the exons ATGGACcaccattttcttttcttccttgCCTTCACATGCACTGTACTTGCCGGCGTTGGAGCCCAGGCTCCATCCACCTCCCCAACCACCTCTCCTGCGCCTCCCACCCCCACCACTCCCCAGGCCTCTCCACCTCCCCTCCAGTCCTCTCCGCCTCCCGCTCAGTCCTCTCCGCCGCCTCTTCAGTCTTCACCTCCTCCTGCTCAGTCTCCACCACCTCTCAGCTCTCCTCCTCCCGCCTCTCCACCACCTGCCTCTCCACCACCTGCCTCCCCTCCACCTGCCTCCCCTCCTCCGGCCTCCCCTCCTCCGGCCTCTCCACCACCCGCATCCCCTCCCCCGGCCTCTCCCCCTCCCTTTTCACCACCTCCTGCCACTCCCCCACCAGCCACCCCTCCACCGGCAACACCTCCACCGGCAGTTCCTCCGCCGGCATTGACCCCAGCACCTCTCTCCTCTCCACCAGCCACATCTCCAGCTCCCGCTCCTGCAAAGCTCCTTTCCCCTTCACTCACACCGTCCTTGTCTCCCGGTCCCAGCCTCTCCACCATCTCTCCCTCTGGTGATGAT AGTGGGGCTGAAAAGTTGTGGTCCTCTGGGAGCATAGTATTGGGATGCGCTTTGGTGTTCATGATGTTCTAG
- the LOC137810441 gene encoding pumilio homolog 12-like, translating into MEKCVSASSSSPSPEIKDGVESAESTPQEGFFSPLIQSHTPWMNPICVDALSCSMATLCFTATPALCFCCHCCGRFLHHHHTSTSLQHAKAQLISVAQMPRQQLGDPEVMEMILGQLKDHFCDLMMDQHCVFSILAIFQASSVRHITRILHLLIQNHHKLKEVCMHNHGSVVIQKLLEHLKSPEQICGAIFAVKRISVRLCKSVNGGHVINHCFKLFSPALTRFIIDEVAKNCVEIATDKSGCSVLQKCLHHAKDNTMKRLIEEIVSHASVLTEHPFGNYAVQYIVKMKIPGVNAEIVLQLEGSYAQLSMNKHASNVVEHLLEFSEEKDAAKIIQELMYSHNFLRIIQDPYGNYVVQRALQNCKGSVYKMLSTVILLNYPHLHTHPYGKRVLTFVQRRKNCEQRNISKQGGSAS; encoded by the exons ATGGAGAAGTGTGTGAGCgcatcttcttcttctccgTCGCCGGAGATCAAAGATGGTGTTGAATCAGCTGAGTCCACTCCGCAAGAGGGTTTCTTCTCTCCTTTGATTCAGAGTCACACCCCTTGGATGAATCCCATTTGCGTTGATGCGCTCTCGTGTTCCATGGCCACACTCTGCTTCACCGCCACCCCTGCACTCTGTTTCTGCTGCCACTGTTGTGGTCGATTCCTTCACCATCATCACACCTCCACTTCGCTTCAACATGCGAAGGCGCAATTGATCTCAGTGGCACAAATGCCCCGTCAACAATTGGGGGACCCAGAGGTGATGGAGATGATCCTTGGCCAACTCAAGGATCACTTCTGCGACCTAATGATGGACCAACACTGCGTTTTTTCAATTCTGGCCATTTTTCAAGCAAGCTCCGTCCGCCACATCACTCGGATTCTTCACTTGCTCATTCAAAACCACCACAAGCTTAAGGAAGTGTGCATGCACAATCATGG GAGTGTGGTGATCCAGAAGTTGTTGGAGCATCTGAAGAGTCCGGAGCAGATATGTGGGGCTATATTCGCTGTGAAGCGGATCAGTGTGAGACTGTGTAAGAGCGTTAATGGTGGGCACGTCATTAACCACTGCTTCAAACTTTTCTCGCCTGCGCTTACAAGA TTCATTATAGATGAAGTAGCAAAGAACTGTGTTGAAATTGCAACAGACAAAAGTGGATGTTCTGTCCTTCAAAAATGTCTTCATCATGCAAAAGACAATACTATGAAGCGGCTCATTGAAGAAATAGTCTCACATGCTTCAGTCCTTACTGAACATCCTTTTGG AAATTATGCTGTGCAGTACATTGTTAAAATGAAGATACCTGGTGTAAATGCAGAGATAGTGTTACAACTTGAAGGTAGTTATGCTCAACTATCTATGAACAAGCATGCTAGCAATGTGGTAGAACACCTCTTAGAATTCTCAGAAGAGAAGGATGCTGCTAAGATTATTCAGGAGTTAATGTACAGTCATAATTTTTTGAGGATTATACAGGATCCTTATGGCAATTATGTTGTTCAAAGAGCTCTGCAAAATTGCAAG GGAAGTGTTTATAAAATGCTTTCAACTGTGATTCTGTTGAACTATCCACATCTGCACACCCATCCTTACGGGAAACGGGTTCTGACATTTGTCCAAAGACGCAAGAACTGCGAACAAAGGAATATCTCAAAACAGGGTGGCTCTGCTTCTTGA